In one Streptomyces marincola genomic region, the following are encoded:
- a CDS encoding ABC transporter permease, protein MATKFAKIDRLAELTAQRETAAGGSLWTEALRRLRGSKMAMIGGGIMAVFVIIAIIGPWIAPYDPTAQLWRGEVRVNAAEFVGPRAENWLGLDHLARDELSRMLVGARQTLLVGVVSTLLGLAVGALIGGVAGAALSFGGAWGRRLDTVLMRVIDMMLALPSLLLAVSIAAVMGQSLTTVMIAVGVVQIPVFARLLRGSMLAQAGADYVLAARALGVRRRRVVLGHVLPNSLGPVIVQTTLALATAIIEAAALSFLGLGNPDAAQPEWGVMLAQAQAFFDQAPMMAVYPALGIIITALGFTLLGEAMREALDPKLRS, encoded by the coding sequence ATGGCCACCAAGTTCGCGAAGATCGACCGGCTCGCCGAACTCACCGCGCAGCGCGAGACCGCCGCCGGCGGCAGCCTGTGGACCGAGGCCCTGCGCCGCCTGCGCGGCAGCAAGATGGCCATGATCGGCGGCGGCATCATGGCGGTGTTCGTCATCATCGCCATCATCGGCCCGTGGATCGCGCCCTACGACCCGACGGCGCAGCTCTGGCGCGGCGAAGTCCGCGTCAACGCCGCCGAGTTCGTCGGCCCGCGCGCCGAGAACTGGCTCGGCCTCGACCACCTCGCCCGCGACGAGCTGTCCCGCATGCTCGTCGGCGCCCGGCAGACGCTGCTCGTCGGCGTCGTCTCCACGCTCCTCGGCCTGGCCGTCGGCGCCCTCATCGGCGGCGTCGCGGGCGCCGCGCTGTCCTTCGGCGGCGCGTGGGGCCGGCGGCTGGACACCGTGCTGATGCGCGTCATCGACATGATGCTCGCGCTGCCCTCGCTGCTGCTCGCGGTCAGCATCGCGGCGGTGATGGGGCAGAGCCTCACCACCGTCATGATCGCCGTCGGCGTCGTGCAGATCCCCGTGTTCGCGCGGCTGCTGCGCGGCTCGATGCTCGCCCAGGCGGGCGCCGACTACGTCCTGGCCGCCCGCGCCCTGGGCGTGCGCCGCCGGCGCGTCGTCCTCGGGCACGTGCTGCCGAACTCCCTCGGCCCGGTCATCGTCCAGACCACCCTGGCCCTGGCCACCGCGATCATCGAGGCCGCGGCGCTCTCCTTCCTCGGCCTCGGCAACCCGGACGCGGCCCAGCCCGAGTGGGGCGTGATGCTGGCGCAGGCCCAGGCCTTCTTCGACCAGGCGCCCATGATGGCCGTCTATCCCGCGCTCGGCATCATCATCACCGCCCTCGGCTTCACCCTGCTGGGCGAGGCCATGCGGGAAGCCCTCGACCCGAAACTGCGGAGCTGA
- a CDS encoding ABC transporter ATP-binding protein: MSLLTVDELTVTFGGRGTRDVTAVSGVSFSVDEGQVVGLVGESGCGKSVTSLALMGLLPRKGVRVGGRADFRTGEGRTTDLLSLGQSALRDLRGTQLAMIFQDPLSSLNPVVPIGVQVTEILTRHRGLRGQAARKEAAVLLERVGIPDPTRRLKEYPHQLSGGMRQRALIAMAVACAPRLLIADEPTTALDVTIQAQILELLRELVDDQGTALLMITHDLGVVAGLCDSVNVLYAGKVVEAAGRRPLFAAPAHPYAHGLLGSIPRLDAPRGERLNPIRGSINDTIAWRDGCAFAPRCDFYTEECLEGTPRLAPLPRAEGHDVRCVNPVLNAVPGTGGGAPGAGTDPETEASV, translated from the coding sequence ATGTCCCTGCTCACCGTGGACGAACTGACGGTCACCTTCGGCGGACGCGGCACGCGTGACGTGACCGCCGTGTCCGGCGTGTCCTTCTCCGTGGACGAGGGCCAGGTCGTCGGCCTGGTCGGCGAGTCCGGCTGCGGCAAGAGCGTCACCTCGCTCGCGCTGATGGGCCTGCTGCCGCGCAAGGGGGTGCGCGTGGGCGGCCGGGCCGACTTCCGCACCGGCGAAGGCCGCACCACCGACCTGCTCTCGCTCGGGCAGTCGGCGCTGCGCGACCTGCGCGGCACCCAGCTGGCGATGATCTTCCAGGACCCGCTGTCCTCCCTGAACCCGGTCGTGCCCATCGGCGTCCAGGTCACCGAGATCCTGACCCGGCACCGCGGCCTGCGCGGCCAGGCGGCGCGCAAGGAGGCGGCCGTTCTGCTGGAACGGGTCGGCATCCCCGACCCGACGCGCCGCCTCAAGGAGTACCCGCACCAGCTGTCGGGCGGCATGCGCCAGCGCGCGCTCATCGCCATGGCCGTGGCCTGCGCGCCGCGCCTGCTGATCGCCGACGAGCCGACGACCGCCCTGGACGTGACCATCCAGGCGCAGATCCTCGAACTCCTGCGGGAGCTGGTCGACGACCAGGGCACCGCGCTGCTCATGATCACGCACGACCTCGGGGTCGTCGCCGGGCTGTGCGACTCGGTCAACGTGCTCTACGCGGGCAAGGTGGTGGAGGCCGCCGGGCGGCGCCCGCTGTTCGCCGCGCCCGCGCACCCCTACGCCCACGGGCTGCTCGGCTCCATCCCGCGCCTCGACGCGCCGCGCGGCGAACGGCTGAACCCGATCCGCGGCTCGATCAACGACACCATCGCCTGGCGGGACGGCTGCGCCTTCGCGCCCCGGTGCGACTTCTACACCGAGGAGTGCCTTGAGGGCACGCCGCGGCTCGCGCCCCTGCCGCGCGCCGAGGGCCACGACGTGCGGTGCGTCAATCCCGTGCTGAACGCCGTCCCCGGCACCGGCGGGGGCGCCCCCGGCGCCGGGACGGACCCCGAGACGGAGGCATCCGTATGA
- a CDS encoding ABC transporter permease, whose protein sequence is MLRLIVRRLLQLIPTLFGLTVLLFLWIHRLPGGPASALLGERATEADRRQIEAALGLDEPVWVQYSRWIERLFQLDLGTSVQTGQPVWEEFTTRFPATVELALTAILIAVLIGIPLGYFAARRRGSWLDVTAVSSSLIGVCIPVFFLAFLLRSVFAVNLGWLPSVGRQSAGIDATEVTGFFVLDGLLTGEWDASWDALQHLALPGIALASIPLALIVRITRASVLEVLSEDYVRTAESKGLRQRVVRGRHVMRNALLPVVTTVGLATGSLLSGAVLTESVFSFGGIGSFIQTAIDGRDYPVLMGFILFIALTYVLINLVVDLAYSVIDPRVRVN, encoded by the coding sequence GTGCTCCGTCTCATCGTCCGCAGGCTGCTGCAACTGATACCGACGCTGTTCGGCCTGACGGTCCTCCTGTTCCTGTGGATCCACCGATTGCCCGGCGGGCCGGCCTCCGCGCTGCTCGGCGAACGCGCCACCGAGGCCGACCGGCGGCAGATCGAGGCGGCCCTCGGCCTCGACGAACCGGTGTGGGTCCAGTACAGCCGCTGGATCGAGCGGCTGTTCCAGCTCGACCTGGGCACCTCCGTGCAGACCGGGCAGCCGGTGTGGGAGGAGTTCACCACGCGGTTCCCCGCCACGGTCGAACTCGCGCTGACCGCGATCCTCATCGCCGTGCTCATCGGCATACCGCTCGGCTACTTCGCCGCCCGCAGGCGCGGCAGCTGGCTCGACGTCACCGCGGTGTCGAGCTCGCTGATCGGCGTGTGCATCCCCGTCTTCTTCCTGGCATTCCTGCTGCGCTCGGTGTTCGCCGTCAACCTGGGCTGGCTGCCGAGCGTCGGCCGGCAGTCCGCCGGCATCGACGCCACGGAGGTCACCGGGTTCTTCGTCCTCGACGGCCTCCTCACCGGCGAGTGGGACGCCTCCTGGGACGCCCTCCAGCACCTGGCGCTGCCCGGCATCGCCCTGGCCTCGATCCCGCTGGCCCTCATCGTGCGCATCACGCGCGCCAGCGTGCTCGAAGTGCTCAGCGAGGACTACGTGCGCACCGCCGAGTCCAAGGGCCTGCGCCAGCGCGTCGTGCGCGGCCGGCACGTCATGCGCAACGCGCTGCTTCCGGTCGTCACCACCGTGGGCCTGGCCACCGGCAGCCTGCTGTCCGGCGCGGTGCTCACCGAGTCCGTGTTCTCGTTCGGCGGCATCGGCTCGTTCATCCAGACCGCGATCGACGGCCGCGACTATCCCGTGCTGATGGGCTTCATCCTCTTCATCGCGCTCACCTATGTCCTCATCAACCTGGTGGTCGACCTCGCGTACAGCGTCATCGACCCGAGAGTGCGGGTGAACTGA
- a CDS encoding ABC transporter ATP-binding protein: MSLLELDDVKVHFPVKRGVFFDRTVGHVYAVDGISLSVTAGQTYGLVGESGCGKTTLGRAILRLNDITSGRVVFDGTDLAQLPAEEMRRSRRRLQMIFQDPLGSLNPRQNIESILAEGMAAHGIGADRDERRARISEILERVGLPAGALSRYPHEFSGGQRQRIGIARALVLEPDLIICDEPVSALDVSIQAQVLNLLEELQDSLGLTYVVIAHDLAVVRHISDVIGVMYLGALVEEAPSDALYAEPRHPYTRALMSAVPVPDPDLEDNRERILLRGDLPSPAAPPAGCRFHTRCPWRQPERCDTERPELTDMGGGHRVACHYAAEIAAGTIRPTTELAPRVLHDTAEGTEPPAAAPAGDAAPDGQDPGAARGA; the protein is encoded by the coding sequence ATGAGCCTGCTCGAACTGGACGACGTCAAGGTCCACTTCCCCGTCAAACGCGGGGTGTTCTTCGACCGGACGGTCGGCCACGTGTACGCCGTCGACGGGATATCGCTGTCCGTGACCGCCGGCCAGACCTACGGCCTGGTCGGCGAGTCGGGCTGCGGCAAGACGACGCTCGGCCGCGCCATCCTGCGGCTGAACGACATCACCTCGGGCCGCGTCGTCTTCGACGGCACGGACCTGGCCCAGCTCCCGGCGGAGGAGATGCGGCGCTCGCGCCGCCGCCTCCAGATGATCTTCCAGGACCCGCTGGGCAGCCTCAACCCGCGGCAGAACATCGAGTCCATCCTCGCCGAGGGCATGGCCGCGCACGGCATCGGCGCCGACCGGGACGAGCGCAGGGCGCGGATCAGCGAGATCCTGGAGCGCGTCGGCCTGCCCGCCGGCGCCCTGTCGCGCTACCCGCACGAGTTCTCCGGCGGGCAGCGCCAGCGCATCGGCATCGCGCGCGCCCTCGTCCTCGAACCCGACCTCATCATCTGCGACGAGCCGGTCTCCGCGCTCGACGTGTCCATCCAGGCCCAGGTGCTCAACCTGCTCGAAGAGCTCCAGGACTCCCTGGGCCTGACCTACGTCGTCATCGCCCACGACCTGGCCGTGGTGCGGCACATCTCCGACGTCATCGGCGTCATGTACCTGGGGGCCCTCGTCGAGGAGGCCCCGAGCGACGCGCTCTACGCCGAGCCGCGGCACCCCTACACCCGCGCGCTGATGTCGGCCGTGCCCGTTCCCGACCCCGACCTGGAGGACAACCGCGAGCGCATCCTGCTGCGCGGCGACCTGCCGTCCCCGGCCGCCCCGCCGGCCGGCTGCCGTTTCCACACCCGCTGCCCCTGGCGGCAGCCGGAGCGCTGCGACACCGAACGCCCCGAGCTGACCGACATGGGCGGCGGGCACCGCGTGGCCTGCCACTACGCGGCCGAGATCGCCGCCGGGACCATCCGGCCGACCACCGAGCTCGCGCCCCGGGTGCTGCACGACACGGCGGAGGGCACCGAGCCGCCCGCCGCCGCCCCGGCCGGGGACGCGGCGCCCGACGGCCAGGACCCGGGCGCGGCGCGGGGGGCCTGA
- the glgP gene encoding alpha-glucan family phosphorylase yields MKAIRRFSVRPVLPEPLRPLQELAFNLRWSWHPETRELLRSVAPDSWQAAHEDPVRLLGTVSADRLAALSADRGFLRRLGVAIGDLRDYLTEPRWYQRADARAGGELPRSIAYFSPEFGITAALPQYSGGLGILAGDHLKAASDLGAPLIGVGLLYRHGYFRQSLSPDGWQQEHYPVIDPHELPLVPLTEPDGSPARVTLDLPGGRTLAARVWTVAVGRVPLLLLDSSVAENGPAEREVTDRLYGGGGEHRLLQEMLLGIGGMRAVRAWCRITGHPEPEVCHMNEGHAGFLGPERIRELGEAGVDFDAALWSVRAGTVFTTHTPVPAGIDRFPEELVARHFGEGGELARLGTEALLRLGRESTPDGDPPQFNMAVLGLRTAQRANGVSALHGNVSRGMFAGLWPGFDADEAPIGAVTNGVHAPTWTADAVRRAHATALGNAELWELRRTLREQLVHEVRARLRASWRQRGAGEAELGWIDNVLDPDVLTIGFARRVPSYKRLTLMLRDRERLTSLLLHPERPVQIVVAGKAHPADDGGKRLIQELVRFADDPEIRHRIVFLPDYGMAMARSLYAGCDVWLNNPLRPLEACGTSGMKAALNGCLNLSVRDGWWDEWFDPDFGWEIPTADGQAAADPDRRDAIEAAALYRLLDEQVTPCFYDRGVSRGGLPVRWLEMVRATLERLGPRVLADRMLREYVTGFYAPAAAAHRAMTPEAAAELAAYADRVRQAWPRVAVDHVEPGSEAPTLGGTVSLRVRVTLGDLEPSAVEVQAVTGRVDGDDRLADPMYVQLKPEGGADLAGRWTFSGELTLHRSGPFGYTVRVLPAHRLLAHRAELGLVALPQEESAEAHGTLLR; encoded by the coding sequence GTGAAGGCCATCCGTCGCTTTTCCGTTCGCCCCGTCCTTCCCGAACCCCTCCGACCCCTTCAGGAACTGGCGTTCAACCTGCGCTGGTCCTGGCACCCCGAGACCCGCGAGCTGCTGCGCTCGGTGGCTCCCGACAGCTGGCAGGCGGCCCACGAGGACCCGGTGCGGCTGCTCGGCACGGTGTCCGCCGACCGGCTGGCCGCACTCTCCGCCGACCGCGGCTTCCTGCGCCGCCTCGGCGTCGCCATCGGCGACCTGCGCGACTACCTGACCGAGCCGCGCTGGTACCAGCGGGCCGACGCCCGCGCGGGCGGCGAACTGCCGCGCTCCATCGCCTACTTCTCCCCGGAGTTCGGCATCACCGCCGCCCTGCCGCAGTACTCGGGCGGCCTCGGCATCCTGGCCGGCGACCACCTCAAGGCCGCGAGCGACCTGGGCGCCCCCCTCATCGGCGTCGGCCTCCTCTACCGGCACGGCTACTTCCGGCAGAGCCTGTCGCCCGACGGGTGGCAGCAGGAGCACTACCCGGTCATCGACCCCCACGAGCTGCCCCTCGTTCCGCTGACCGAACCCGACGGCTCACCCGCCCGGGTGACGCTCGACCTGCCGGGCGGGCGCACCCTGGCCGCCCGGGTCTGGACCGTGGCGGTCGGCCGCGTTCCCCTGCTGCTGCTCGACTCCTCCGTCGCCGAGAACGGCCCGGCGGAACGCGAGGTCACCGACCGGCTCTACGGCGGCGGCGGCGAGCACCGCCTGCTCCAGGAGATGCTGCTCGGCATCGGCGGCATGCGCGCCGTGCGCGCCTGGTGCCGCATCACCGGCCACCCCGAGCCCGAGGTGTGCCACATGAACGAGGGACACGCCGGCTTCCTCGGCCCCGAGCGCATCCGCGAGCTGGGCGAGGCAGGCGTCGACTTCGACGCCGCCCTGTGGTCCGTGCGCGCCGGCACCGTGTTCACCACCCACACCCCGGTGCCCGCGGGCATCGACCGCTTCCCCGAGGAACTGGTCGCCCGGCACTTCGGGGAGGGCGGCGAGCTGGCCAGGCTCGGCACCGAGGCCCTGCTGCGCCTGGGCCGCGAGAGCACGCCGGACGGCGACCCGCCGCAGTTCAACATGGCGGTGCTCGGCCTGCGCACCGCGCAGCGGGCCAACGGCGTCTCCGCGCTGCACGGGAACGTCAGCCGCGGCATGTTCGCCGGGCTCTGGCCGGGGTTCGACGCCGACGAGGCCCCCATCGGCGCCGTCACCAACGGCGTGCACGCCCCCACCTGGACCGCGGACGCCGTACGGCGCGCCCACGCGACCGCGCTCGGCAACGCCGAGCTGTGGGAGCTGCGCCGCACCCTGCGCGAACAACTGGTGCACGAGGTCCGCGCGCGCCTGCGGGCCTCGTGGCGGCAGCGCGGCGCGGGCGAGGCCGAACTCGGCTGGATCGACAACGTCCTCGACCCCGACGTCCTCACCATCGGCTTCGCCCGCCGCGTCCCCTCCTACAAGCGGCTGACCCTGATGCTGCGGGACCGCGAACGCCTCACCTCCCTGCTGCTGCACCCCGAGCGGCCCGTGCAGATCGTGGTGGCGGGCAAGGCCCACCCGGCCGACGACGGGGGCAAGCGGCTCATCCAGGAACTGGTGCGCTTCGCCGACGACCCGGAGATCCGCCACCGCATCGTGTTCCTGCCCGACTACGGCATGGCGATGGCCCGCTCCCTGTACGCCGGGTGCGACGTGTGGCTGAACAACCCGCTGCGCCCGCTGGAGGCGTGCGGCACCTCGGGTATGAAGGCGGCCCTCAACGGCTGCCTCAACCTGTCGGTGCGCGACGGCTGGTGGGACGAGTGGTTCGACCCCGACTTCGGCTGGGAGATCCCCACCGCCGACGGCCAGGCCGCGGCCGACCCCGACCGGCGCGACGCCATCGAGGCCGCCGCGCTCTACCGGCTGCTGGACGAGCAGGTCACCCCGTGTTTCTACGACCGCGGCGTGAGCCGCGGCGGGCTGCCCGTCCGCTGGCTCGAAATGGTGCGCGCCACCCTCGAACGGCTCGGGCCCCGGGTGCTCGCGGACCGGATGCTGCGCGAGTACGTCACCGGGTTCTACGCCCCGGCCGCCGCCGCGCACCGCGCGATGACCCCGGAGGCCGCGGCGGAACTGGCCGCGTACGCCGACCGGGTCAGGCAGGCGTGGCCGCGGGTGGCCGTGGACCACGTCGAGCCGGGCAGCGAGGCGCCCACGCTGGGCGGCACCGTGTCGCTGCGGGTGCGCGTCACCCTGGGCGACCTCGAACCCTCCGCGGTCGAGGTGCAGGCCGTCACCGGCCGCGTGGACGGCGACGACCGGCTCGCCGACCCGATGTACGTGCAGCTCAAGCCCGAGGGCGGCGCGGACCTGGCGGGCCGCTGGACGTTCTCCGGCGAGCTGACCCTGCACCGGTCCGGGCCGTTCGGCTACACCGTCCGCGTCCTGCCCGCGCACCGGCTGCTGGCCCACCGCGCGGAACTCGGCCTCGTCGCGCTCCCGCAGGAGGAGTCGGCCGAGGCGCACGGCACGCTCCTGCGCTGA